Proteins from one Vicinamibacteria bacterium genomic window:
- the hflC gene encoding protease modulator HflC, whose amino-acid sequence EFFRSVRDETQAQSRLDDIIDGETRNAVASFNLIEIVRSSNREFDVSEEIQDVIEQVTPTEILSGRREITRAILERASEVTPSFGIELVDVQIKRINYTEEVRASVYDRMISERKRIAERSRSEGQGRSAEIRGQRERELNEIESAAFKEAEQVRGRADAEATGIYAGAYSKDPDFYQFLKTLETYRSSLDENVTLVLSSQSEFLSFLKRSR is encoded by the coding sequence TGGAGTTCTTCCGATCCGTACGCGACGAGACCCAGGCGCAGAGCCGTCTCGATGACATCATCGACGGCGAGACGCGAAACGCGGTCGCCAGCTTCAACCTCATCGAGATCGTGCGCTCCTCGAACCGCGAGTTCGACGTCAGCGAAGAGATCCAGGATGTCATAGAGCAGGTCACGCCGACCGAGATCTTGAGCGGGAGGCGGGAAATCACGCGGGCGATCCTGGAAAGGGCGTCGGAAGTCACTCCGAGCTTCGGAATCGAGCTGGTTGACGTTCAGATCAAGCGCATCAACTACACCGAGGAAGTGCGAGCTTCGGTTTATGACCGGATGATCTCCGAGCGCAAACGGATTGCGGAAAGAAGCCGCTCCGAGGGACAGGGCCGCTCGGCGGAGATCCGAGGCCAGAGGGAGCGCGAGCTGAACGAGATCGAGTCGGCGGCGTTCAAGGAGGCCGAGCAGGTCCGCGGCCGTGCCGATGCCGAGGCCACGGGTATCTACGCCGGGGCTTACAGCAAAGATCCCGACTTCTATCAGTTCCTCAAGACGCTCGAGACCTACCGCTCGAGCCTCGATGAGAACGTGACCCTCGTTTTGAGCAGCCAGTCGGAGTTCCTGAGTTTCTTGAAGCGATCCCGTTGA